The Parabacteroides sp. AD58 genome includes a window with the following:
- a CDS encoding DUF3991 and TOPRIM domain-containing protein, which produces MTDYKVNFKDLKAKVGIDDVAYALGYRLDRKAGVGRYMELVLGDGKEKRDALVICHPQDKASQRFFRRDGSKGDVVTLIRENLNAFNVSGKDEWQKIAKVLSRFANMPEPEYREDREYVQSVRYHATFDSSRYEVKPINPDKIPAIFQQRGLSDETVRTFAPFIRLIRDRKNENFDGYNIGFPYTNGENDKVRGYEMRGYGGYKSKAAGSDSSSSAWVADLSGGYPNVVKSVFFCESAFDVMAFYQWNRKQLTNEIALVSLGGTFSDGQIRQVLNRFPGARPFDCFDNDLPGRIYGLRMMALVENIPLKINRTRDSLEVEANGRSFRLDPERPFQVQVKEHLSVRYDMGQWLPPKAFKDWNDCLLNKPMEVRLHPTKQDQINNLAERRNAGPKL; this is translated from the coding sequence ATGACTGATTACAAGGTAAACTTCAAGGACCTCAAAGCCAAGGTAGGCATCGACGATGTAGCCTATGCGCTCGGCTACCGCCTCGACCGCAAGGCCGGTGTGGGCCGCTACATGGAGCTGGTGTTGGGTGACGGCAAGGAAAAGCGGGATGCGCTCGTAATCTGCCACCCCCAGGACAAGGCTTCCCAGCGGTTCTTCCGCCGCGACGGTTCCAAGGGGGATGTAGTTACACTCATCCGGGAGAACCTGAATGCCTTCAACGTGTCGGGCAAGGATGAATGGCAGAAGATAGCCAAGGTGCTGTCACGCTTTGCCAACATGCCCGAACCCGAATACCGCGAGGACAGGGAGTATGTGCAGTCAGTCAGGTATCATGCCACCTTCGACAGCTCCAGGTATGAGGTGAAGCCGATAAATCCCGATAAGATTCCGGCCATCTTCCAACAAAGGGGATTGTCCGATGAAACGGTACGCACCTTTGCTCCGTTCATCCGGCTCATCCGCGACAGGAAGAACGAGAACTTTGACGGCTACAACATCGGCTTCCCTTATACCAACGGAGAGAATGACAAGGTCCGGGGCTACGAAATGCGAGGGTACGGCGGTTACAAATCCAAGGCTGCCGGAAGTGATTCCAGTTCTTCTGCATGGGTGGCTGACTTGTCAGGTGGCTATCCGAATGTGGTGAAGAGTGTCTTCTTCTGTGAGTCGGCTTTCGATGTCATGGCATTCTACCAATGGAACCGGAAGCAACTGACCAATGAAATTGCCCTGGTATCACTGGGCGGCACGTTCTCTGATGGACAAATCCGGCAGGTGCTGAACCGCTTTCCCGGAGCCCGTCCGTTTGACTGTTTCGACAATGACCTGCCCGGTCGTATCTACGGCTTGCGCATGATGGCGCTGGTAGAGAACATCCCCTTGAAAATCAACCGAACCCGTGACAGTCTGGAAGTGGAAGCGAACGGACGTTCCTTCCGGCTTGATCCGGAGCGACCCTTTCAGGTGCAGGTCAAGGAACACCTGTCGGTCAGATACGATATGGGACAATGGCTTCCTCCCAAGGCATTCAAGGACTGGAACGACTGTCTGCTCAACAAACCGATGGAGGTGCGGCTGCATCCGACCAAACAGGACCAAATCAATAACCTGGCCGAACGCAGAAATGCAGGCCCTAAATTATAA
- a CDS encoding ArdC family protein, producing MAYGTNTSGNAGQVAIDRFAEMMIARMEQMKASDWKKGWIGGASGFAGLPQNVGGRNYSGSNSFFLQLQTAAQGYRLPVYLTFKQAHNLKAHVLKGEKAFPVVYWDVLVKDKNGHKVSSDEYKAMSKEEKKGMDVIPFFKAFPVYNIDQTNLAEVQPERVQKLMEKFKVPELRDKEGMYVHAALDRMIETQGWLCPIQADKRVDGAFYSPAQDIVVLPMKEQFNIGDTPEEIYRGGMEFYSTMLHEMSHSTMTPERLNREMGGRFGDPKYAKEELVAELTAAMICHSMGFDMKVTDNSAAYLDSWIGVLKQEPKFIVSVMADVNKASDLILDQVDKQRLALNEQPYLTKNDPFAPLGEGEEVPFKNAAIVKTRNGDYAIRASYDGVELGLKKVSKDTAKTYFQLTDYKDKAAFLNMTAHKTFEPEIANLKRTQAVGAKLSI from the coding sequence ATGGCGTATGGAACTAACACATCCGGCAATGCCGGGCAGGTAGCCATCGACCGCTTTGCCGAAATGATGATTGCCCGTATGGAGCAGATGAAGGCTTCCGACTGGAAGAAAGGCTGGATTGGGGGTGCATCCGGATTTGCAGGTCTCCCGCAGAACGTGGGTGGCCGCAACTATTCGGGTTCCAATTCCTTCTTCCTCCAGCTGCAGACCGCAGCCCAGGGCTACCGCCTGCCGGTGTACCTCACCTTCAAGCAGGCGCACAACCTCAAGGCCCATGTACTGAAAGGTGAAAAAGCCTTCCCCGTGGTCTATTGGGATGTGCTGGTCAAGGACAAGAACGGCCATAAGGTCAGTTCGGATGAGTATAAGGCCATGAGCAAGGAGGAGAAGAAAGGCATGGATGTCATTCCCTTCTTCAAGGCTTTCCCCGTGTACAACATCGACCAGACCAACCTGGCGGAGGTGCAGCCCGAACGGGTGCAGAAACTCATGGAGAAGTTCAAGGTGCCCGAACTTCGGGACAAGGAAGGCATGTATGTCCATGCCGCGCTCGACCGGATGATTGAGACGCAAGGCTGGCTCTGTCCCATACAGGCGGACAAGCGGGTGGACGGAGCTTTCTATTCACCGGCTCAGGACATCGTGGTGCTGCCCATGAAGGAGCAGTTCAACATCGGCGATACCCCCGAGGAAATCTACCGGGGCGGCATGGAGTTCTATTCCACCATGCTGCATGAGATGTCACACTCCACCATGACCCCTGAACGGCTCAACCGCGAGATGGGCGGACGCTTCGGAGACCCGAAATACGCCAAGGAGGAACTGGTAGCCGAACTGACGGCTGCCATGATCTGCCATTCGATGGGCTTTGACATGAAGGTGACGGACAACTCCGCAGCCTATCTGGATTCCTGGATTGGGGTGCTGAAGCAGGAACCGAAGTTCATCGTTTCCGTCATGGCGGACGTGAACAAGGCTTCAGATCTGATTCTGGACCAGGTGGACAAACAGCGGCTGGCACTCAACGAACAGCCCTACCTGACGAAGAACGACCCGTTTGCCCCGTTGGGCGAAGGAGAGGAAGTGCCGTTCAAGAATGCGGCCATCGTGAAGACACGCAACGGGGATTATGCCATCCGTGCTTCCTACGATGGTGTGGAACTGGGGTTGAAGAAGGTATCGAAAGATACGGCCAAGACCTATTTCCAACTGACGGACTACAAGGACAAGGCTGCCTTCCTGAACATGACGGCGCACAAGACTTTCGAGCCGGAGATAGCCAATCTCAAACGCACGCAGGCCGTGGGTGCCAAGTTAAGCATCTGA
- a CDS encoding DUF4099 domain-containing protein encodes MHNINHSERLPYEKLAVLGIDREKADSLPQEVKEKLASGEVTPLLQVSISARNGDLITLPLKLQLVSDKYGNPALMAYPVRAVLEKERNQVLCLTEQEAERLKKGEVIQKAVEVNGEKTQQYLQLDPETKSVIHRRVTDVQLEQKLKDMEKVNDIELGMQQKQQVREGKPIELNVGGEKVSVGVDLKEPQGFKVIQGDMKEWERQQKLRYDEQHPEFLGLVMTDKNRWEYQQVVDKQSQERALKLHAPKAEQSKGLKL; translated from the coding sequence ATGCACAACATCAATCATTCTGAAAGGCTGCCCTACGAGAAACTGGCAGTCTTGGGCATTGACCGGGAAAAGGCCGACAGCCTCCCTCAGGAAGTGAAGGAGAAACTGGCTTCCGGAGAGGTCACACCGCTCTTGCAGGTGTCCATCAGTGCCCGGAACGGAGACCTTATCACACTTCCCCTCAAACTCCAGCTGGTATCGGATAAATACGGCAACCCGGCGCTCATGGCTTACCCGGTACGGGCCGTACTGGAAAAGGAACGCAACCAGGTGTTGTGCCTCACGGAACAGGAAGCCGAAAGGCTCAAGAAGGGTGAGGTCATCCAGAAAGCCGTGGAAGTAAACGGAGAAAAGACCCAGCAGTATCTGCAACTCGATCCCGAAACCAAATCCGTTATCCATCGCCGGGTTACGGATGTTCAGCTGGAACAGAAGCTCAAGGACATGGAGAAAGTCAACGACATCGAACTGGGCATGCAGCAGAAGCAGCAGGTACGCGAGGGAAAACCCATTGAACTGAATGTAGGCGGTGAGAAAGTGTCGGTTGGTGTGGATTTGAAAGAACCGCAAGGTTTCAAGGTCATCCAGGGCGACATGAAAGAGTGGGAACGTCAGCAGAAACTCCGCTATGACGAGCAGCATCCCGAGTTCCTGGGACTGGTGATGACGGACAAGAACCGCTGGGAATATCAGCAGGTGGTGGACAAGCAGTCGCAGGAAAGGGCTTTGAAACTTCATGCTCCGAAAGCTGAACAATCCAAAGGTCTCAAACTCTAA
- a CDS encoding glucosaminidase domain-containing protein, producing the protein MHNIILTAVLLILGSASASAQFYTITKEKEILPEKQQKMAPDTLQRSLGAYESCKKAEKDSLALEVPVKPLSELYARKVYARVSHEKELPALTIPNLYQEIIRNGIRHPKIVLAQAILETGWFRSPLCRNRHNLFGLTNPKTGKYYEFNHWTESVRAYYTKVQYRYGQKSRINSSDVDYLKWLRDIGYAEDPRYIQTVVQVMKQHL; encoded by the coding sequence ATGCACAACATCATTCTGACCGCCGTATTACTGATTCTTGGTTCCGCTTCAGCATCGGCACAGTTCTATACGATTACAAAAGAGAAGGAAATCCTACCTGAAAAGCAACAAAAAATGGCTCCTGATACCCTACAGAGGAGTTTGGGAGCTTATGAGTCTTGCAAAAAGGCAGAAAAGGACTCACTTGCCCTAGAGGTGCCTGTGAAACCGCTTTCGGAGCTATATGCCCGAAAAGTTTACGCAAGGGTGTCCCACGAAAAAGAACTTCCTGCACTTACTATTCCCAATCTCTATCAGGAAATCATCCGCAACGGCATTCGGCATCCGAAGATAGTACTGGCACAAGCCATACTGGAAACGGGGTGGTTCCGTTCACCGCTCTGCCGAAACCGACATAACCTGTTTGGCCTTACCAATCCCAAAACCGGAAAGTACTATGAGTTCAACCATTGGACGGAAAGTGTCCGGGCTTACTATACCAAGGTGCAGTATCGGTATGGTCAAAAGAGCCGGATAAACTCCAGCGATGTAGATTATCTGAAATGGCTACGTGACATCGGCTATGCAGAAGACCCCAGATACATACAAACAGTGGTACAGGTGATGAAGCAGCATCTGTAG
- a CDS encoding DUF5714 domain-containing protein, which yields MKEECLICQAPLEYLGTETLMECALCHRQEMSQTRCINGHYVCNECHTKGMDAVIGYCLNETSKNPVEILDHLMSLPFCHMHGPEHHTLVGAALLTAYRNAGGEIELLTALKEMMARGRKVPGGACGFWGSCGAAISTGMCMSILSGATPLTQESWGQSNLMTARSLLKIGEVGGPRCCKRNSYLSLQAAAEYFQVTKGVTLEMKPIVCHRSDANNQCIGKRCPFHPSHTIPQS from the coding sequence ATGAAAGAAGAATGCTTGATATGCCAGGCTCCGCTGGAGTATCTGGGAACGGAAACGCTGATGGAATGCGCTCTCTGCCACCGACAGGAAATGAGCCAAACGCGCTGCATCAACGGACACTATGTCTGCAACGAATGCCATACGAAGGGAATGGATGCCGTCATCGGTTACTGCCTGAATGAAACGTCCAAAAATCCTGTTGAAATACTGGATCACCTGATGAGTCTGCCTTTCTGCCACATGCACGGACCGGAACATCATACGCTGGTCGGTGCTGCGCTCCTGACCGCCTACCGCAATGCCGGAGGTGAAATCGAGCTGCTGACGGCCTTGAAGGAAATGATGGCACGCGGACGCAAGGTGCCGGGTGGTGCCTGTGGGTTTTGGGGAAGCTGCGGGGCTGCCATCAGTACCGGTATGTGCATGTCCATCCTCTCCGGTGCCACCCCGCTCACTCAGGAATCCTGGGGACAAAGCAACCTGATGACGGCCCGGTCGCTGCTGAAAATCGGGGAAGTGGGCGGTCCCCGCTGCTGCAAGCGCAACTCCTACCTGTCCCTTCAGGCGGCTGCCGAATATTTCCAAGTAACAAAGGGTGTCACACTGGAAATGAAACCAATTGTCTGCCACCGCTCCGATGCTAACAACCAGTGTATCGGAAAGCGTTGTCCTTTTCATCCCTCACATACCATCCCTCAATCATGA
- a CDS encoding arsenate reductase ArsC, whose product MKILILCTGNRCRSQMAHGILQQLEPSFKVHSAGVRPASEVHPLAVQVMKEIGIDLNQHYPKQVDRYLNEPWDYVITVCGGARETCPLFSGEVRHRLHIGFDDPDAFTGTPEEIITEFRRVRDEIRASFEQLAQAIREEES is encoded by the coding sequence ATGAAAATACTGATACTTTGTACCGGAAACAGATGCCGAAGCCAAATGGCTCACGGCATCCTGCAACAACTGGAACCTTCGTTTAAAGTCCATTCAGCCGGCGTTCGTCCGGCCAGTGAAGTTCATCCCCTGGCTGTTCAGGTGATGAAGGAAATAGGCATCGACCTGAACCAACACTATCCGAAACAGGTAGACCGCTATCTGAACGAGCCGTGGGACTATGTTATCACGGTCTGTGGAGGTGCCCGTGAAACCTGTCCGCTCTTTAGCGGTGAAGTCAGACACAGACTGCATATCGGCTTTGACGACCCCGATGCGTTCACGGGGACACCGGAAGAAATCATCACCGAGTTCAGAAGGGTGCGTGATGAAATCCGCGCCAGCTTTGAACAACTGGCGCAGGCTATCAGAGAGGAAGAATCCTGA
- a CDS encoding DUF4112 domain-containing protein, giving the protein MMTNEKQEIIRNSVSYKLVHAIALWMDRRLLDPLIGLVLPGFGDALTSVLAVPYLYLSIVKLKSIPLTLAIVCNILLDVLIGIIPYIGVVGDVFKRAFTRNAAMIKGYVEGDRAIMQEIDRKAVGMAFLIVILCGLIYAMVLAAVKIVEWAGSFF; this is encoded by the coding sequence ATGATGACGAATGAGAAGCAGGAAATAATCCGGAACTCGGTATCGTACAAGCTGGTGCATGCGATAGCCCTATGGATGGACCGGCGCTTGTTGGATCCATTGATTGGTCTGGTGTTGCCCGGCTTCGGTGATGCGCTGACTTCGGTTTTAGCAGTGCCTTATCTTTATCTGAGCATTGTCAAACTGAAAAGCATTCCCCTGACACTGGCCATTGTCTGCAACATCCTTCTGGATGTACTTATCGGTATCATTCCTTATATAGGAGTAGTCGGTGATGTCTTCAAACGGGCATTTACCAGAAATGCGGCCATGATAAAGGGATATGTGGAGGGCGACAGAGCCATCATGCAGGAGATAGACCGGAAAGCGGTCGGTATGGCTTTTCTCATCGTGATTCTCTGCGGACTTATCTATGCCATGGTATTGGCTGCTGTAAAAATTGTGGAATGGGCTGGTTCCTTTTTCTAA
- a CDS encoding methylated-DNA--[protein]-cysteine S-methyltransferase gives MRTERVIIVKPYASPIGVLLLGSFEDRLCLCNWRTTAEHGRRMDERLQTRLSATYLEGTSEIIETAQSQLEEYFAGKRITFQMPLLLSGTDFQRSVWKELLQIPYGSTQTYKELACRIGKPAAVRAVANANNANPLSVIVPCHRVIGSNRKLTGYGGGLEIKRQLLCLET, from the coding sequence ATGAGAACAGAACGAGTAATTATAGTCAAGCCTTATGCCTCACCTATAGGGGTATTGCTGCTGGGTTCTTTTGAAGACAGGCTCTGCTTGTGTAACTGGCGCACAACAGCTGAACATGGCCGACGGATGGACGAACGGCTGCAGACCAGACTTTCTGCGACCTATTTGGAAGGAACAAGCGAGATAATTGAAACAGCCCAATCCCAACTGGAAGAATATTTTGCAGGAAAGAGAATTACATTCCAAATGCCTCTTTTGCTTTCCGGAACTGATTTCCAACGGAGTGTATGGAAAGAATTATTACAGATTCCCTACGGAAGCACCCAGACCTATAAGGAGTTGGCTTGCCGTATCGGAAAACCTGCTGCCGTCCGTGCAGTAGCCAATGCCAACAATGCCAATCCTCTCTCCGTCATCGTTCCTTGCCACCGGGTGATTGGTAGCAATCGTAAACTGACAGGATATGGAGGTGGTCTGGAAATCAAGCGGCAACTGCTTTGTCTGGAAACTTGA
- a CDS encoding TraX family protein, translating into MASLQSAYKHSSLLPPLSGSALKVIAVLSMVADHSAYYLMEHGTLLYEVMRCFGRIAFPVFAFLIAEGFRYTRNRMKYFLLLLGFAVVSEVPWYLLNGADGTHNVLFTLALGVLALAAMEAFKKDGILCGAVILSIACFATWSGVDYEWRGILMMVVFYLLGNVCNPSFPSGRKAQLFCAFPLMMHYGIVGALLACLVISSYDGTRGFIYGKVAKYGFYAFYPVHLLCLVGYIVLFP; encoded by the coding sequence ATGGCATCCTTACAATCAGCATATAAACATTCAAGCCTTTTGCCTCCATTGAGTGGTAGCGCACTGAAGGTCATTGCCGTTCTTTCGATGGTGGCAGATCATAGTGCCTACTACTTGATGGAGCACGGCACACTTCTTTATGAGGTCATGCGCTGCTTCGGTCGCATTGCTTTTCCAGTGTTCGCCTTCCTCATAGCTGAAGGCTTCCGGTATACCCGAAACCGGATGAAGTACTTCCTGCTGCTGCTCGGGTTTGCCGTAGTCAGTGAAGTGCCTTGGTACTTGCTGAACGGAGCGGACGGAACGCACAATGTACTCTTCACCCTGGCATTGGGTGTATTGGCTTTGGCTGCGATGGAAGCATTTAAAAAGGATGGCATCCTTTGTGGGGCTGTCATCCTTTCTATTGCTTGTTTCGCCACTTGGTCCGGAGTGGACTATGAGTGGCGGGGGATTCTGATGATGGTGGTGTTTTACCTGTTGGGAAATGTCTGCAATCCTTCTTTTCCCTCCGGTAGAAAGGCGCAGTTGTTCTGTGCCTTTCCGCTGATGATGCACTATGGGATAGTCGGGGCTTTGCTGGCATGTCTGGTGATTTCCAGCTATGATGGAACACGAGGGTTTATCTATGGCAAGGTGGCGAAGTATGGGTTCTATGCGTTCTATCCGGTGCATCTGCTCTGTTTAGTAGGATACATCGTTCTCTTTCCATAA
- a CDS encoding type IV secretory system conjugative DNA transfer family protein yields MAFEETREQQQMYNYFRSCIYIFLIIEIVMNLPITADNRVTQFILDLLARFKVFNSVSGCKVAELICICVVCIGTKAKKALKFNVKTMVIYPVLAGLTLVGMCFIFHGMNVGMSWFGFPANRILYALCSVVGTMLVHQGLDGIAKYYNYKVGEDRFNFENESFQQSEALVANDYSVNIPMIYYWKQKMHKGWINIINPFRGTIVLGTPGSGKSFGIIDPFIRQHAAKGFAIMCYDFKFPTLAKTLFYQYCKNRKAGKLPQNCGFRIINFTDVEYSDRINPIQRKYIPDLAAASETAATLLASLNKGGGEKKGGSEAFFTNSAENFLAAIIYFFVNFHPVGFKNGKKLKRYVSLAPDSEVVIPEGNKLELVIRNWDDYHALDTKGNIILDFVDKDGNDVSTDEDRMFVDLNGFSYLDRTGKQVHIERCWYEDDKGKEVEPDTITGEFSDMPHVLSFLGRSYDQVFNILMQDDKIASLMAPFKSAYENKANDQLEGMVGTLRVNAARLVSPEAYWVFTGDDFDLKISDKANPSYLVIANDPEKEQVIGSLNALVLNRLITRVNSKGNIPVSIIVDELPTLYFHKIDRLIGTARSNKVAVTLGFQELPQLEADYGKVGMQKIITTCGNIFMGAARNKETLEWAQNDVFGKAKQTSRSISINDNKVSTTISEKMDYLVPAAKIADMATGWLAGQAARDFTATDERMLNHFDIEQSEEFKTTKYFCKTHFDMKKIKDEEDHYVPLPKIYEFKNDREKEIMLNRNFKRVNDEVEKMVKELLGMA; encoded by the coding sequence ATGGCATTCGAAGAAACCCGGGAACAGCAACAGATGTACAACTACTTCCGCAGTTGCATCTACATCTTTCTCATCATCGAGATTGTGATGAATCTTCCCATCACGGCGGATAACCGTGTCACGCAGTTTATCCTGGACCTTCTGGCCCGCTTCAAGGTGTTCAACTCCGTGTCGGGCTGCAAGGTGGCAGAACTGATTTGCATCTGTGTAGTCTGTATCGGAACCAAGGCAAAGAAGGCGCTGAAGTTCAACGTCAAGACAATGGTCATCTATCCGGTGCTGGCGGGATTGACATTGGTCGGCATGTGCTTTATCTTTCACGGCATGAATGTCGGCATGAGCTGGTTCGGCTTCCCGGCCAACCGCATCCTCTATGCGCTCTGTTCGGTCGTAGGTACCATGCTGGTGCATCAGGGACTGGACGGCATTGCCAAGTACTACAACTACAAGGTAGGTGAAGACCGCTTCAACTTTGAGAACGAATCGTTCCAGCAGTCGGAGGCTCTGGTAGCCAATGACTATTCGGTGAACATCCCGATGATTTACTACTGGAAGCAGAAGATGCACAAGGGCTGGATCAACATTATCAATCCCTTCCGTGGAACGATTGTATTGGGTACGCCGGGTTCGGGTAAGTCTTTCGGCATCATCGATCCCTTTATCCGGCAGCACGCTGCCAAGGGATTTGCTATCATGTGCTACGATTTTAAGTTTCCTACATTGGCCAAGACACTTTTCTATCAGTATTGCAAGAACCGCAAGGCTGGTAAACTGCCACAAAACTGTGGCTTTCGCATTATCAACTTTACGGACGTGGAGTATTCCGACCGCATCAATCCGATTCAGCGCAAGTACATTCCGGACTTGGCGGCAGCTTCGGAAACCGCTGCTACCTTGCTGGCTTCCTTAAACAAGGGAGGCGGTGAAAAGAAGGGCGGTTCGGAAGCCTTCTTCACCAACTCGGCAGAGAACTTCCTGGCAGCCATCATCTATTTCTTTGTGAACTTCCATCCGGTAGGCTTCAAGAATGGCAAGAAGCTGAAACGCTATGTTTCTCTGGCACCAGACTCCGAAGTGGTCATACCCGAGGGAAATAAACTGGAACTGGTGATACGGAACTGGGACGATTACCATGCACTCGATACAAAGGGAAACATCATCCTGGACTTTGTGGACAAAGACGGAAACGATGTGTCAACGGATGAAGACCGAATGTTTGTGGATTTAAACGGCTTCTCGTATTTGGACCGGACGGGCAAACAAGTTCACATAGAACGCTGCTGGTACGAAGATGATAAAGGCAAGGAAGTAGAGCCGGACACCATCACCGGGGAGTTCTCGGACATGCCGCATGTGCTTTCTTTCTTAGGCAGGTCCTACGACCAGGTGTTCAACATTCTCATGCAGGACGACAAGATTGCTTCCCTCATGGCTCCCTTCAAGAGTGCCTACGAGAACAAGGCGAACGACCAGTTGGAAGGTATGGTGGGTACCCTTCGTGTCAATGCAGCCCGGCTGGTATCTCCGGAAGCCTACTGGGTGTTTACGGGGGACGACTTCGACTTGAAGATTTCTGACAAGGCAAATCCAAGTTATCTCGTGATTGCCAACGACCCGGAGAAGGAACAGGTCATCGGTTCATTGAATGCACTGGTGCTGAACCGACTGATTACCCGAGTAAACTCAAAAGGCAATATCCCGGTGAGCATCATTGTGGATGAGCTGCCTACACTCTATTTCCATAAGATTGACCGCTTGATTGGTACGGCCCGCTCCAACAAGGTGGCGGTGACCCTGGGCTTTCAGGAGCTGCCACAGCTGGAGGCTGACTACGGCAAGGTAGGCATGCAGAAGATTATCACGACCTGCGGTAACATCTTCATGGGTGCTGCCCGTAACAAGGAAACCCTGGAATGGGCGCAGAATGATGTGTTTGGCAAGGCGAAGCAGACTTCCCGGTCCATCTCCATCAACGACAACAAGGTATCGACCACCATCTCCGAAAAGATGGACTACCTGGTGCCTGCTGCCAAGATTGCGGATATGGCGACCGGTTGGCTGGCGGGTCAGGCTGCCCGTGACTTCACGGCTACGGACGAGCGGATGCTGAACCACTTCGACATTGAGCAGTCGGAGGAGTTCAAGACCACGAAGTACTTCTGCAAGACGCACTTCGACATGAAGAAGATTAAGGACGAAGAGGACCACTATGTACCGCTGCCGAAAATCTATGAGTTCAAGAACGACCGCGAGAAGGAAATCATGCTGAACCGCAACTTCAAACGGGTGAACGATGAAGTGGAGAAAATGGTCAAGGAACTGCTGGGTATGGCATAA
- the traN gene encoding conjugative transposon protein TraN, with product MKAKLFLLFFGLLGMVVQAAAKEKIYVNSEVTTHIVMPENIKLVDISTTKIMGNQCADNMVRIKPYLEPDSIKTSFDENELLGTITLIGERHIAQYDVVYTRYPNMAASIFEVAYSDTQSYINPEVSMPKAEMVRYAWAVYGSKRKYNQVVSNAHGMKAIVNNIYTIGDYFFIDYSLQNKTKIAYDIEELRVKLTDKKETKATNSQTIELTPVYSLNPVKKFKKNYRNVLVIEKLTFPDEKVLRLEISENQISGRVITLTIEYEDILNADGFDSDILKNSSCYPYYYIYR from the coding sequence ATGAAAGCGAAATTATTTTTACTTTTCTTCGGTCTTCTCGGTATGGTCGTACAGGCTGCAGCCAAGGAGAAGATCTACGTGAACAGTGAGGTCACAACCCACATCGTTATGCCCGAGAACATCAAATTGGTGGACATCTCCACGACCAAGATTATGGGCAACCAGTGCGCCGACAACATGGTGCGCATCAAGCCTTATCTGGAGCCAGACTCCATTAAAACCTCCTTTGACGAGAATGAATTGCTGGGTACTATCACCCTGATTGGAGAGCGCCATATCGCTCAGTATGACGTGGTTTATACCCGTTATCCCAATATGGCAGCCTCCATCTTTGAGGTAGCTTACAGCGATACCCAGTCCTATATCAACCCCGAGGTATCGATGCCCAAGGCCGAAATGGTGCGCTATGCGTGGGCGGTGTATGGCAGCAAGCGCAAGTACAATCAGGTGGTGTCGAATGCCCACGGTATGAAGGCCATCGTCAACAACATCTATACTATCGGGGACTATTTCTTTATTGATTATTCTTTACAGAACAAGACGAAGATTGCCTACGACATTGAGGAACTTCGCGTGAAGCTGACGGACAAGAAAGAGACGAAAGCCACCAACTCGCAGACCATTGAACTGACACCGGTTTACTCATTGAATCCGGTCAAGAAGTTCAAGAAGAATTACCGCAATGTGCTGGTGATTGAGAAACTGACCTTCCCGGATGAGAAGGTACTCCGACTGGAAATCTCAGAGAACCAAATCAGTGGCCGTGTCATTACGCTCACCATTGAATACGAAGACATCCTCAATGCCGATGGCTTTGATTCGGACATTCTGAAGAATTCTTCATGCTATCCGTACTATTACATTTACCGCTAA